Below is a window of Flavobacterium sp. CFS9 DNA.
ACATATCATAATTCCCGCGGAGCGTTTGACAAAAGGAAAAAATACGATTGCAATCTCTTTTATTGCAGGAGATTTGTCCTTAAATCGAAATGATGACTTCCTGTATACTTTACTGGTTCCTGATCGTGCCAGCACTTTATTCCCGTGTTTTGATCAGCCGGATATAAAAGCAACTTATAAATTGAAGTTAACAGTTCCAAAAGACTGGTCGGTTTTGGCTGGGGGGCATGTGGAGGAGAAATTTGAAAAAGGTGATTTTACAAGTTACACCTTTGGAGAATCCGATAAAATGAGTACTTATTTGTTCTCTTTTGTAGCAGGAAAGTTTAAAAGCATCACTCAGGTACCAGGTTTAGAAATGACCATGTTGTATCGTGAGAACAGCCCTGAAAAGTTAAAAACAAGTACCGATACCATTTTTAAATTGCACCAGCAATCCTTAGACTTTTTAGAAAAATATACGAATTACAAATTTCCGTTTCAGAAGCTAGATTTTGCTTCGATTCCTGTTTTTCAATATGGCGGAATGGAGCATGTTGGAGCGATACAATATAAGGAATCGACCTTATTTTTGGACAATAGTGCCACAGACAGCGAGAAACTCGATCGTGCTAAATTAATTGCTCATGAAACCTCGCACATGTGGTTTGGAGATTTGGTTACCATGAAATGGTTTGATGATGTCTGGATGAAAGAGGTTTTTGCCAATTTCATGGCCGACAAAATCATGAATCCGATTTTTCCGAAAGTCAACCATAATTTACAGTTTCTAACCGCACACGTTCCTAATGCATATGGTGAAGATCGTTCGCTGGGTACACATCCAATCAAACAAAATCTCGCCAATCTTAAAAATGCAGGATCGCTTTACGGCGCCATTATTTACAACAAAGCACCTATTATGATGCGCCAGTTAGAAGCTTCAATGGGGAAAGTGGCTTTTCAGAAAGGAATTGAAAAGTACATTAAAAAGTACGCCAACGATAATGCCGACTGGAACAATCTGGTGGAAATTCTGGATGCCGAAACGCCTTTGGATATGAAAAAATGGAGTGAAGTCTGGGTGAATAAATCTGGAAGAGCCATTTTCACAGATAAGATTGCCTATGATGCTCAAAACCGAATTTCGAGCTTTGAAATTACACAGCAGGCAGAAGATCATTCGGCTAACATATGGCCTCAGATCTTTGATATTGGTTTGGTTTATCCCAACAGCGTAAAAGTGATCAGCGCTGTTATAAAAGACAAAAATCTGTCGCTGAAAGAAGCTATTGGACTTGAAAAACCAATAGCGGTTATATACAATTACAATGGTTTCGGATATGGTGTTTTTCCGCTTGACGGGAATAATGTAGAGTCTGTTTTGAGTCTGAAGGATGAGGTGGCAAGAGCTTCGACTTACATTAATATTTATGAAAATACTTTAACGGGAAATGTGGCTCCAACAAAAGCTTTCGATTGTTTTGTGAAAGGAATTCAGCAGGAGCAAAACGAATTGGTACTGAAAATAATTACCAATCAAACGAGTGCGATTTTTTGGAAATATCTCACACAAAAACAGCAAAATATAGCGCAAAAACAGCTTGACGAAGTAGTTTTAGATCGTTTGAAGACCAATTTGCCTAGCAATATTAAGAAAACGTTGTTTAATCTGTTCAGTTCGATTGCTTATTCCGATTCAGGAAAAGCAAAACTTTATGCAATTTGGAGTAAAGAAACAGTAATCTCCGGTTTAAAATTAAACGAAGACGATTATACAAACATGGCTATGAATCTGGCTATATTTAAACATGAAAAAGCGGATGAGATTTTGAATAAAACCAGAACTTCAATTAGTAATCCCGACAAGCAAAAACGATTTGAATTTCTGCTTCCTTCATTGTCTAAAGACGAAGCAGTGCGCGATGCTTTTGTGCAGTCCTTAAAAGACGATGCCAACAGAGAAAAAGAAGCATGGGTTTCTGTAGGTTTAGCGAATATAAATCATCCTTTACGTCAGGAAAGTGCTCAGAAGTATATTAGATTTTCACTAGATTTGGTTGACGAAATTCAGAGAACGGGAGATATCTTTTTTCCAAAAGACTGGCTGAACAATACAATTGGAAAATATTCGTCGAAATATGCTTTTGATGAGGTACAGCGATTTTTAAAAGAGAATTCTAATTTTAGTCCAATTCTGAAAAGAAAATTAATGCAGGCAACCGACGGTTTGTACCGCGCACAAAATATTAAAAAAGAAACCGAATGAAAATTGAATCGGAAATAGAAAAAGTCTCCAGTTTTCAACATCTCGAAATGCTTGCCAATCAGGTGGTAGAAGGATTTATTTCGGGGATGCACAAAAGTCCGTTTCATGGATTTTCGGCAGAGTTTGCTGAGCATAAAGTGTATAATGCCGGAGAAAGTACGAAACATATCGACTGGAAGCTGTTTGCCAAAACAGATCGTTTGTACACCAAACGTTTTGAGGAAGAAACCAATTTGAGATGTCATATTATTGTCGATAATTCATCGTCTATGCATTATCCTGAATTGAAATCAAATCAGCCCTTTTACGAAAAGAAAATAGGGTTTTCAGTTCTGGCTTCTGCTGTATTGATGAATATTCTTAAAAAACAACGTGATGCTGTTGGTTTGAGCGTGTTCTCGGACAGTTATGAATATTATGCTCCGGAGAAAGGAAGTGATCGCCATCACAGAATGCTGCTCAATAAATTAGAACAGTTACTGGAACAGCCAAAAGCTAAAAAAAGTACCGATACGATTACGTATCTGCATCAGATTGCGGAGAAAATGCATCGTCGTTCGATGATTATTCTTTTTACAGACATGTTTCAGGCCGAAGAGGATGAGAAGCTTTTTAACGCCTTACAGCATTTGAAACACAACAAACATAAAGTAGTACTGTTTCATGTGGTTGATGATCAAACAGAACTAAAGTTTGACTTTGATAACACACCGCGTAAGTTCATTGACTTAGAATCGGGTGAAGAAGTATCGATTTTTGCCGATAATGTAAAAGCGGAATATGAAAAAAGGGTAGAAGGGTATTTTAAAAACCTGGCTTTAACCTGTGCAAAGAACCATATTAAGTACGTTCCGGTAAATGTAGGCGATAATTTTGAAAAAATATTGACGACATATTTGGTTGAAAAACAAAACT
It encodes the following:
- a CDS encoding M1 family aminopeptidase, with product MKISSSLLCFFVFITIGFSQSKSKEKLILEDGVSEQLAHFRKKQISKLTYELSFEIPEKKAEFINAELVLDLILADGSESLYLDFKEKSQNIKSVTANGKSIPIVHQKGHIIIPAERLTKGKNTIAISFIAGDLSLNRNDDFLYTLLVPDRASTLFPCFDQPDIKATYKLKLTVPKDWSVLAGGHVEEKFEKGDFTSYTFGESDKMSTYLFSFVAGKFKSITQVPGLEMTMLYRENSPEKLKTSTDTIFKLHQQSLDFLEKYTNYKFPFQKLDFASIPVFQYGGMEHVGAIQYKESTLFLDNSATDSEKLDRAKLIAHETSHMWFGDLVTMKWFDDVWMKEVFANFMADKIMNPIFPKVNHNLQFLTAHVPNAYGEDRSLGTHPIKQNLANLKNAGSLYGAIIYNKAPIMMRQLEASMGKVAFQKGIEKYIKKYANDNADWNNLVEILDAETPLDMKKWSEVWVNKSGRAIFTDKIAYDAQNRISSFEITQQAEDHSANIWPQIFDIGLVYPNSVKVISAVIKDKNLSLKEAIGLEKPIAVIYNYNGFGYGVFPLDGNNVESVLSLKDEVARASTYINIYENTLTGNVAPTKAFDCFVKGIQQEQNELVLKIITNQTSAIFWKYLTQKQQNIAQKQLDEVVLDRLKTNLPSNIKKTLFNLFSSIAYSDSGKAKLYAIWSKETVISGLKLNEDDYTNMAMNLAIFKHEKADEILNKTRTSISNPDKQKRFEFLLPSLSKDEAVRDAFVQSLKDDANREKEAWVSVGLANINHPLRQESAQKYIRFSLDLVDEIQRTGDIFFPKDWLNNTIGKYSSKYAFDEVQRFLKENSNFSPILKRKLMQATDGLYRAQNIKKETE
- a CDS encoding DUF58 domain-containing protein — protein: MKIESEIEKVSSFQHLEMLANQVVEGFISGMHKSPFHGFSAEFAEHKVYNAGESTKHIDWKLFAKTDRLYTKRFEEETNLRCHIIVDNSSSMHYPELKSNQPFYEKKIGFSVLASAVLMNILKKQRDAVGLSVFSDSYEYYAPEKGSDRHHRMLLNKLEQLLEQPKAKKSTDTITYLHQIAEKMHRRSMIILFTDMFQAEEDEKLFNALQHLKHNKHKVVLFHVVDDQTELKFDFDNTPRKFIDLESGEEVSIFADNVKAEYEKRVEGYFKNLALTCAKNHIKYVPVNVGDNFEKILTTYLVEKQNFG